TGAGAAACAAAATCCCTCTGGGTTTAGGGGTGTAAAACCCCAGAGTTCACATCCAAACACCAACCTCTGAGCCAGTGCTGGAGGCAGATCACATCCTGGGCTAACCTTTAACTCCTGCTTTGTGCCACAAAACCTCCCTGTGTGGTCTGGGCagtctgcagcagcccaggacaccCAGAGAGCCCCGATCTGCCCCTGGGAATGACCCCAGGCCCAGCAGAgccatcccagccccttcctCACCCATCTCCCAGGCCCAGCAGAGCCATCCCAGCGAGGTGTGGGGATGTGGCTCTGGCCTGGGGCAGGGTTAATTTCGGTGCAAAGGCCGGCCTGGGGCCATGTTTGGGTTTGTGCTGAACCAGGGTTGACAACACAAAGATGTTTTGTTGTGTCTGAGCAGCCTTTGAACAGCGCCGAGgcctttcctgctcctgctgtcacCCCCGGGGACCAGGCACAGGGAGtttggaggggacacagctgggacaggcgACCCCGACTGACCCCGGGGATGTCCCAGACCATGCTCAGGATAGAAACCAGGAGGAAGGGGGGAACACTGGGAGTGATGGGTTTGTCTTCCCAGCTCACCTTTGGAAGTGGCTGAACCCCTGGGGATgaatccctgcccatgggaaggagggaatgaATTCCTGGCTTCCCCCTGCTTGCACGCGCatcttttgctttccctattaaactgcctttatctgAGCCCACAGCTTTCCTCAGCTTTGTGGttctctccccatcccagcgGCTGCATGGGGCTGGGATTGGAGCATTCCGGGGAAAACCTTCCCGGTGAGCTCTGCCGGGATTTGTGCCGCATCCCCCCGGCTGGAACGGAGCCGGGAGCACAgagtgctggggagggagcgCTCCGAGGAGGCGGCTCCGGGCTGGATTTCAGAGCGGGTGAATGGGGAGAACGCCCTGCGAGGGCTCCTGCACCGCACACCCCACAGAACACAGGGAGGAGGGTGACTGCCCTGCCCCAGCGGCCTCGGGGCTTTTTGGATCTCTTTTCTGGCAGGATTTTTCTTCAGAGGCACAGTGGGAGTGTGGtggtggcagctctggagcGGGGAGCAGAGGGACGGAGAGGAGGATCCTGTCTGCTCCCCCAGCTGCACCGGCGAGGGGAATGAGCTCCCCGAGAGCCGAAGGGTTAATGCCAGAGCCCCCTGGCTGCCACCCCCTCCCGAAGGCCTTTACATAAGAGccctgcagaattcccagcCTGTCTCAGCCGTGCCGCCGCCGATGCCggcaggaaaatgggatttgatTTCTGCACCAGTCACTGCCTCTCACCGCTCAGCCGGGACCTGTCGGGCTCTGCGCGTCCCCCCCGGCTCGGCCGCACCATTCGTCACATCCAGCGACCTTGAATGTGCCCcagccaccccagcacagccctgtccccgcGGGCCGCCACTCCCCGGCCTGAGCTCAGGGCTAGAAACGCTGCTTTAGGcgtaaaacactgaaaaaatcgTATCTGGAAGGCTTAAAAGCAGCAGGGTGCTGTGGTTGTGTTCACATCGGTCCTTTGTGTGTCACTGGGGAGCGGAAGAGACGTTGAAAGACGATGTCGTGTCAGCTCAGGATGTCCCCTCTGCTGagggctgtccccactgctgagggatgtcccctctgctgtgccTTTCCCCAGGCCACCCTGGAGCACCCGCAGCCCCAGGGCTCGCGCTTCCCGCAGTACCAGGCAGGTGAGGACGCTGCCGCCACGGTGACACGAATAACTCCGGCACTGGCGCTGCTTTTCCATCCCCTCCTCCCCTgggagcaggctctgctggcGCTCTGTCACCCGCTGTcgcctgcagctgctctccgGGTCGGCAGGGGACGGAGCCGCCGCCACCAGCGCGGTGTCCCCCAGGAGGGCGGCGGGGACAATGTGGACAGACGGAGCGgctgctcccgctcccgctcctctcccagcccaggacaAATCCCCGCAGCTCCCCcggctccagcccttcctgagGATCGGACGCGCCGCAAAAAGCGCCCCTGATATCTCCGGTGTGGCCCGGGATGTGCTGTAGGTTCTTCCAAAGCTTTATTGCCGCTGCCAGCACGTCCCTGTTGGCAGCAGCGCCGCTGCCCgtgctgcacagccaggctgggctgtcTCCCTTCCgatcccatccccatcccagagccctgcaccGCTGGGGTGCTCAGAGACTCCTTCTTCCAGTCAGCCTGCTGAAAGCCatcctccttctttccccctgCAGAGTTTAGGCGTGGAGTCAGCCATCTGCACGGCTTTGCAGGACAATTATGGATTTTCCTTACCCTCGTGCTTGGAGCCCTGATGCCACATCTCTTTCAGCCGTGGTTGAACCACCCCCAACCCACAGCGAAGCTGGGGATGGTCTTTAAAGGCCctcccaacccccccccccccccccggtggTTTTATTACTTTGTGACAGCCAACTCAGCCTTTATCCCTGGGGATTTTATtccctcagccccacagccctcagcacaggcacatgagcagggagggctctgctggCACATTCCCAGAGCACCTCAGGCACCACGAGCACTGTCCCCAGgtcctcctgcccttcctggctCCTCCATCCCGGGCAAGAAGGAGTCACtttcccagtgcccagctcccagcagtgcccttgGAGCAGCTACAGGTGTGAGCGGCCGAACGGCGCGTCTGGAGCCACCGAGTCCCCAACACCTTCCAGGAGCTCGTCCCACTGTCCaaactgctcctgcagctctgcacgAGGCACAGGCAGTGACAGGATTACCACAGCCTCCCCTTCCGGGTGACAGGGCTACCACAGCCTCCCCTCCAGGTGACAGGGCTACCACAGCCTCCCCTCCAGGTGACAGGGCTACTGCAGGCTCGCCAGAAGCCACCAAGGGGCAGCCACTGCACCCCTGTGCTTTGGGAAGCACCAGCCCCAAGCCCCACAGCCTCACAGCCCCCCCAAAACCAAGGAGCTCTCATGCCCCCCCAAGTCCCCACCCTGTTCCCCCACCCTGGGCCGTACTGAGGTGCTTCTGCAGGAAGGCCAGAGCCGCCCGGCTGGTGATGGCCAGAGCCTTGTGGGGGTCCAGAGTCCCCCTCCTGCTGAAGATGAGGCTGAAGAGCTTCCCAGGGAGGAAGGCAAAGTCGGTCTGGTCCTCGTGCACCGTTCCCCTGGACAGGGGAGGGATGTGCATCAGTGGGATGTGCAGCAGGACCCGGAGGTTTTCCTGCTGAGACACCCACAGGTGCTCTCTGCAGTGGGTGGGTGCCAGCCCCTGGCTCACAGCACAGTCACAATCCTCATCTGGCTGTTTCTGGAGCTCAACCTCTTCATTTTGGCAACGCTCTTCGGAGTCTGGAACTTCTCGGTGTTGATGAAGAGTACAGGCTTGGGCACCTCCGGGTACAGCAGGTTCTCCAGAGGGAACATCCAGGCATCCAGAGCCACAGCACACCTGGAGCAGGACAGGCACCACCACGGCTCCCCTTCCCACCAGGATGAGCCCCTTGTCCCcagagcctctgcagccccTCATCCCTGCCACGCCTTACCCGAAGCTGGGCTCCTTCACCAAGGCCAGCACGGCTGTCACCCCCCCGAAGGAATGGCCCATGACGGCCACTTTGGTCAGATCAAGGTTGTCCTGCAAAAGGGAGAGGGCTGAAGAGTCTGAGCCCAAACCTCAGGACTGGAGGTCTCtgattaggaaagaaaaagccaaggGAAGATCAGCAAAGTCTCCCTGGAAGGGGGAATACCGTGTCCCACGGTTGGTGTGATGGGCTCTGGCTGCCCGGTGCCCACAGCGGAGGAGCCGAGGGGCGGGAGGCTGGGGCTCTGCGCGGACCAGGAGTGCCAGGAGGAAAATTCTCAGGCAGCCAGGAGTGATCCTGCCACCAAGGGGCACCCAGAGCCCCCGCAGGCAGAGCCAGGTACCTTCAGCATGGAGAGATCCCAGTCCTGGTGGAGGACGTTGGGGACAGATCTGCCACCGGTGATGCCCTGGAAGAGTCGCAGCGCCCGCACGCACTCCTGCGCTCTCTGGTGAACCTGGAACCATCAGCCCCTCCCTGGTGaacccagctcctccagcccacaAATCTGGGCCAGACCTTCTCCCCAGTGCCCACCCAGACCCATTCCTCCAGTGCTCCTCTCCCATGAATTGCAACAAACACCAAAGCAGGCAGGGGCGGCAGCGCTGCAGCTCCCACGGGGTACAGAGCGTTTATTGGGATGGTCTCTTTGTGGTATTTGCTCTTAATTTAGTTAATCTGGTAGCAGATGGGTGCAGAGGACCAAAAgtctctgctctgggaaggaAGCAAAGGAGGGAGAGCCTGGGATCCAGCTGCCCCCCAGCCAAGCCATCCCCTGCTCCAAAtccccacagggaccccagaACCCCTAACCCAGGACCAAACCTGGGTGTCCCCCTAAAACCCAGCTCGGGGGCACCACCCAGGAGCATCCTAGAAGCCCAAATGATGCAGGGCTCCTGACTTGGAGCCACTTTGAGGCCACGTCCTCGGCTGCCCTAAGGAcaccagtgctgctgtctgtgcACATTTAAGGTGACAAGTGACAAAAAACTCCAACGAAaacctctctcctgctcctggtAACACAGAAAATGCCATAATGGATATTGACCTGGCAACTATTTCCTTCTATCTATCACTCATTTCTcttattctctttttctcttatttctttttctccctcactATTTCTGCTCATGGGTTCAGGAGAACTGTTTCCCTTTTCTGTGCAGTGTGCCATGAGGCagagcacacacaaaaataacagGCTGGGAGGTGATTTAAGGCTGCCAAAAGCACCTCCGTTCCTAGAGAGTTTTTCCACGACTAATCTTCACTTGCTGTTGTCCTTTTAAATGAGGCAGAAACAAACAGAGGGGGGGAACTTGGCTCAGCAGGAAAccttcctgctccccagcaAGCAGCTGTCCGGAATAATCCCAGAGAGACAAAAATCCGAGTGGGAACAAACCCAGCAGCTGGTGCAGAGATGGGCTGGGCACAGAGTCCTGTTCTCCCCAGGGCGTGGGGGACATTATCCAGGGCCATggcaaagcccagcctggctcctgccaggaTCAGCTGGAGCCGGACAGATGGACCCCAGGAAACAGAGACAGGCTGAACAGATTTTTCTCAGCTCCCAGGAGAAAGCTCAGTCCCAGCACCGTGGCAATACAGGCTTGGGAAGAGCatccccagggatgcagggccAGCCTGGCTTGCAGGAGGAATTTCAG
The sequence above is a segment of the Vidua chalybeata isolate OUT-0048 chromosome 25, bVidCha1 merged haplotype, whole genome shotgun sequence genome. Coding sequences within it:
- the PAFAH2 gene encoding platelet-activating factor acetylhydrolase 2, cytoplasmic isoform X2; its protein translation is MGGMLALPPAQGPHQGLFLRLFYPCLPRAGATEPLWVPRPEYCGGLADVTLGRRWCSALIGIAIGSCKVPVSWNGPLKPHSGGYPLIIFSHGLGAFRTLYSSICTELASWGFVVAALEHRDHSAATTYFCSAEAGTEEWIPFRRVPQGQKEFYFRNKQVHQRAQECVRALRLFQGITGGRSVPNVLHQDWDLSMLKDNLDLTKVAVMGHSFGGVTAVLALVKEPSFGCAVALDAWMFPLENLLYPEVPKPVLFINTEKFQTPKSVAKMKRLSSRNSQMRIVTVLGTVHEDQTDFAFLPGKLFSLIFSRRGTLDPHKALAITSRAALAFLQKHLKLQEQFGQWDELLEGVGDSVAPDAPFGRSHL
- the PAFAH2 gene encoding platelet-activating factor acetylhydrolase 2, cytoplasmic isoform X3, producing MGGMLALPPAQGPHQVGCTDVMVGHTRQGLFLRLFYPCLPRAGATEPLWVPRPEYCGGLADVTLGRRWCSALIGIAIGSCKVPVSWNGPLKPHSGPCTLQSAQSWRPGASWWQRWSTEAGTEEWIPFRRVPQGQKEFYFRNKQVHQRAQECVRALRLFQGITGGRSVPNVLHQDWDLSMLKDNLDLTKVAVMGHSFGGVTAVLALVKEPSFGCAVALDAWMFPLENLLYPEVPKPVLFINTEKFQTPKSVAKMKRLSSRNSQMRIVTVLGTVHEDQTDFAFLPGKLFSLIFSRRGTLDPHKALAITSRAALAFLQKHLKLQEQFGQWDELLEGVGDSVAPDAPFGRSHL
- the PAFAH2 gene encoding platelet-activating factor acetylhydrolase 2, cytoplasmic isoform X1 — translated: MGGMLALPPAQGPHQVGCTDVMVGHTRQGLFLRLFYPCLPRAGATEPLWVPRPEYCGGLADVTLGRRWCSALIGIAIGSCKVPVSWNGPLKPHSGGYPLIIFSHGLGAFRTLYSSICTELASWGFVVAALEHRDHSAATTYFCSAEAGTEEWIPFRRVPQGQKEFYFRNKQVHQRAQECVRALRLFQGITGGRSVPNVLHQDWDLSMLKDNLDLTKVAVMGHSFGGVTAVLALVKEPSFGCAVALDAWMFPLENLLYPEVPKPVLFINTEKFQTPKSVAKMKRLSSRNSQMRIVTVLGTVHEDQTDFAFLPGKLFSLIFSRRGTLDPHKALAITSRAALAFLQKHLKLQEQFGQWDELLEGVGDSVAPDAPFGRSHL